In Thermococcus sp. M39, the following are encoded in one genomic region:
- a CDS encoding NADH-quinone oxidoreductase subunit I: MAQTISFTDRLKFWKRPEEEVKKAPVTTPYPFVDIEKPPEYRGIPYIDPHLCIGCGACVRACPPDALTIEWDFENGRKRIVFNAARCIRCHRCVEVCPTGAMQGTTRFEIATPNKEDLIEVVDHKLYRCPRCGKYEEFTERQIQKMFQILPKEVIDQHGIAERAFLCRECRMEESAKTLAVQGPYADSLLLSLYPRGSKVMGERR; encoded by the coding sequence ATGGCCCAGACGATTTCATTCACTGACAGGCTCAAGTTCTGGAAGAGACCAGAGGAGGAAGTTAAGAAAGCTCCCGTTACTACACCATATCCCTTTGTTGACATCGAAAAGCCGCCTGAATACAGGGGAATACCCTACATAGATCCCCATCTCTGCATCGGTTGTGGCGCCTGTGTTAGGGCCTGTCCACCAGACGCGCTCACGATAGAGTGGGACTTTGAGAATGGGAGGAAGAGAATTGTCTTCAATGCAGCGCGCTGCATAAGGTGCCACCGCTGCGTCGAAGTTTGTCCAACCGGTGCGATGCAGGGCACAACGAGGTTCGAGATAGCAACACCGAACAAGGAGGACCTCATCGAGGTTGTTGACCACAAGCTCTACAGATGTCCGCGCTGTGGGAAGTACGAGGAGTTCACGGAGAGGCAGATACAAAAGATGTTCCAGATTCTTCCGAAGGAAGTCATCGACCAGCACGGCATAGCCGAGAGAGCTTTTCTCTGCAGGGAGTGCAGGATGGAGGAGAGTGCTAAGACCTTGGCGGTTCAAGGTCCCTATGCGGATAGCCTTCTCCTTTCCCTCTATCCGAGAGGTTCAAAGGTGATGGGTGAGAGGAGATGA
- a CDS encoding NADH-quinone oxidoreductase subunit B family protein codes for MSRLKSVWVFHVDSGSCNGCDIEILDVLTPYYDAERLGIKLVPSPRHADALLVSGPLTRQTYYAVKAAYEAMPPKPRIVVAIGTCASSGGIFYNGYPIYNPNPERGSDRLRTGGIEVLLAEYGKKPDMYIPGCPPSPEEILYGLAQLLGLKEKKMKGEYYYADEIEFILPDRPIEERIYLTLRESLRRVVGYFDREKVLEDFMQLVKKAQESENPRERLHELVIGYFLKEKDSRVKFAIRFLENEYWRLKDAYEKRHMALVKASIR; via the coding sequence ATGAGCAGGTTGAAGTCTGTTTGGGTCTTCCATGTTGACAGCGGCTCATGTAATGGTTGCGACATCGAGATACTCGACGTGCTCACGCCATACTACGACGCCGAGAGGCTGGGAATAAAGCTTGTGCCGAGCCCAAGGCATGCAGACGCCCTTCTCGTCTCGGGCCCGCTAACGAGGCAGACTTATTACGCTGTCAAAGCAGCCTACGAGGCAATGCCGCCAAAGCCAAGGATAGTTGTGGCTATAGGCACCTGCGCGTCCAGCGGTGGTATATTCTACAATGGATATCCAATCTACAATCCGAACCCGGAGAGGGGAAGTGACAGGCTCAGGACTGGTGGAATAGAGGTTCTTTTAGCGGAATACGGGAAAAAGCCCGATATGTACATCCCGGGATGTCCACCAAGTCCAGAGGAAATACTCTACGGGTTGGCTCAGCTCCTCGGCCTGAAGGAGAAAAAGATGAAGGGTGAGTACTACTATGCAGATGAGATTGAGTTCATTTTGCCTGACAGACCTATTGAGGAAAGGATTTATCTGACACTCAGAGAATCCCTGAGGCGCGTTGTGGGTTACTTCGATAGAGAGAAAGTTCTTGAAGATTTTATGCAACTTGTAAAGAAGGCCCAAGAGAGCGAGAACCCGAGAGAGAGGCTCCACGAGCTTGTCATTGGCTACTTCTTGAAGGAGAAAGATTCCCGCGTGAAGTTCGCGATAAGATTTCTCGAAAACGAATACTGGAGGTTGAAGGATGCCTACGAAAAGAGGCACATGGCACTTGTTAAAGCTAGTATACGTTAA
- a CDS encoding monovalent cation/H+ antiporter complex subunit F, whose product MSLESQFFLLMKFVIPIYLLAFILYAVRAFKGPTIVDIVLAVDCLSFDVAAFMAILAVYFRSVFLVSGAMILALWGYLLDIYIAKHLVSREVGA is encoded by the coding sequence GTGAGCCTTGAGTCCCAGTTCTTTCTGCTTATGAAGTTCGTGATACCAATTTACCTGTTAGCATTCATCCTCTACGCTGTTAGGGCATTTAAAGGCCCAACGATAGTAGACATAGTCCTTGCCGTTGACTGTCTGTCCTTTGATGTAGCTGCGTTCATGGCTATCCTTGCAGTTTACTTCAGGAGCGTCTTCCTTGTGAGCGGGGCGATGATTCTAGCGCTCTGGGGCTATTTGCTGGACATTTACATAGCAAAACACTTGGTGAGCAGGGAGGTGGGAGCATGA
- the mnhG gene encoding monovalent cation/H(+) antiporter subunit G: protein MSVLFYVGAVLIVIGALCDLFGALGLLRFPNFYVRMHAATVGIIGGAAVPLFGVALLALGADFLHHRYAIAGASFITGVIVLLASPAGSHALAYAAHKAKLVQRPEIDHLAEVRGDD from the coding sequence ATGAGCGTTCTGTTCTACGTTGGGGCAGTCCTCATCGTCATAGGCGCGCTCTGTGACTTGTTTGGTGCTTTGGGTCTGCTCCGCTTCCCGAACTTCTACGTTAGGATGCACGCTGCTACAGTGGGGATAATTGGCGGCGCTGCGGTTCCGCTCTTCGGCGTTGCCCTGCTTGCTCTTGGTGCGGACTTCCTTCATCATAGATACGCGATTGCCGGAGCGAGCTTCATCACTGGAGTGATAGTTCTCTTAGCCTCTCCAGCTGGAAGCCACGCCCTGGCCTACGCCGCTCATAAGGCCAAGCTTGTCCAGAGGCCAGAGATTGACCATTTGGCAGAGGTGAGGGGTGATGATTGA
- a CDS encoding hydrogenase subunit MbhD domain-containing protein: MIEIHLLILSLALMLGFVASYLAVTEKDLLKAVGFSAVQAIAYAIAFYILMAPDIVLAYIAIAVGIYSALLIFAISKTERYEVV; the protein is encoded by the coding sequence ATGATTGAAATTCATCTGTTAATCCTCAGCCTTGCTCTCATGCTCGGCTTCGTTGCCAGCTATCTAGCTGTGACTGAGAAGGATCTGCTCAAAGCGGTCGGATTTTCGGCAGTGCAGGCCATAGCTTACGCCATAGCCTTCTACATCCTTATGGCTCCCGACATTGTCCTCGCCTACATAGCGATAGCCGTGGGAATTTACTCTGCCCTGCTGATATTTGCTATCAGCAAGACCGAGAGATACGAGGTGGTGTGA
- a CDS encoding Na(+)/H(+) antiporter subunit B, whose amino-acid sequence MTYAVVSLGIFGDGTGIRPLGEFYLENSYFGDYSAKSPEVVTSILWDYRGVDTLFETAVFFLAIIGSLTVFRLTKEQEKEVKKAEKAPTELTPIVKDVTKVIVVMILAVSASIALHGHLTPGGGFQGGSALAVAPLLIIAAYSKYTLEENGLDKTRALILRSIGLLGIALTALVPLLTGGFIMQNQPIFPAELDGQLIGGSLIYYNFFEFLAVGAGFTAVFLLLAIPEEKFKKILGVKK is encoded by the coding sequence ATGACTTATGCCGTGGTATCTCTCGGTATCTTTGGTGATGGTACTGGGATTAGGCCCCTTGGTGAGTTCTATCTTGAGAACAGCTACTTTGGTGATTACTCGGCTAAGAGTCCGGAGGTTGTTACCTCAATTCTCTGGGACTATCGTGGTGTTGATACGCTCTTTGAGACTGCTGTCTTCTTCCTCGCCATAATAGGTAGCCTTACCGTCTTTAGGCTCACCAAAGAACAGGAGAAGGAAGTTAAAAAGGCTGAGAAAGCCCCAACTGAGCTGACACCAATAGTGAAGGACGTCACGAAAGTAATAGTCGTCATGATTCTTGCTGTTTCAGCTTCGATTGCTTTGCATGGTCATTTGACTCCTGGTGGTGGTTTCCAGGGTGGTTCAGCCCTAGCAGTAGCGCCTCTCCTCATCATCGCTGCTTATTCAAAGTATACCCTCGAGGAGAATGGCCTCGATAAGACGAGAGCATTAATCCTGCGTTCTATTGGTCTCTTAGGAATTGCATTGACTGCACTGGTTCCACTATTAACTGGTGGTTTCATCATGCAGAATCAACCAATATTCCCTGCCGAGCTCGATGGACAACTCATCGGCGGCTCACTGATTTACTACAACTTCTTCGAGTTTCTTGCGGTGGGAGCAGGCTTTACAGCAGTATTCCTGCTCTTAGCAATTCCAGAAGAGAAGTTCAAGAAAATCCTGGGGGTGAAAAAATGA
- a CDS encoding sodium:proton antiporter, whose protein sequence is MSILEFLWDYLWVVLLLTLAVSLYGIIARPNMLKKIISLTILGDVVNVMVVFIGYRLTYPVVPPILPSLSKESLSQFVNTAVDPLPQALVITAVVIGMAVNMLLAVLTIQLYRLYGTLDVREIAKRGGEE, encoded by the coding sequence ATGAGCATCTTGGAGTTCCTGTGGGATTATCTCTGGGTCGTCCTCCTGCTCACCTTGGCTGTCTCGCTGTACGGTATAATCGCCAGGCCGAACATGCTGAAGAAAATCATATCGCTCACGATACTCGGTGATGTTGTTAACGTCATGGTAGTCTTCATAGGCTACCGCCTCACTTATCCAGTGGTCCCGCCGATACTGCCGTCCCTTTCAAAGGAATCCCTCAGTCAGTTTGTGAACACTGCCGTTGACCCGCTTCCACAGGCCCTTGTCATAACCGCCGTAGTCATAGGAATGGCCGTGAACATGCTCTTGGCTGTGCTGACGATACAGCTCTACCGTCTCTACGGCACGCTCGACGTCAGGGAGATAGCTAAGAGAGGTGGTGAGGAATGA
- a CDS encoding Na+/H+ antiporter subunit E, with translation MRGVLPTALLAFITYVLFTGSATPYDLFTGAIVAVGVGLLMGKYVVQSDAKALNPVRWFWSIVYFIWYMLVAETKSHIDVIRRIITGNYNPGIVKVPVDVETSYAKTLIANSITNTPGTYVVNMDEKYLYVHWIDVATEDPEKAREEISADFERFAKRILE, from the coding sequence ATGAGGGGCGTCCTTCCAACTGCTTTACTTGCCTTTATTACCTACGTGCTCTTCACGGGCTCTGCCACTCCCTACGACCTGTTCACGGGTGCAATTGTCGCCGTGGGTGTAGGACTGCTAATGGGTAAATATGTCGTCCAGAGCGACGCTAAGGCATTGAACCCGGTAAGGTGGTTCTGGAGTATTGTTTACTTCATCTGGTACATGCTCGTGGCCGAGACCAAGTCTCACATTGACGTAATACGCAGAATAATTACTGGCAACTACAATCCTGGAATAGTTAAGGTTCCCGTTGATGTCGAGACGAGCTACGCGAAAACGCTCATCGCCAACTCAATAACCAACACCCCGGGAACATATGTGGTCAACATGGATGAGAAGTACCTCTACGTGCACTGGATTGACGTAGCAACTGAAGATCCTGAAAAGGCAAGGGAAGAAATCTCCGCCGACTTTGAGAGGTTCGCGAAGAGAATACTGGAGTGA
- a CDS encoding proton-conducting transporter membrane subunit — MDVVGLTPVIPVIFAFALPLTSIIVKGNRKIIQAYALLGTGLTLISALKLFELVYSSEKPLIYTFGGWTAPIGIIYEVDRTGALITLLTAALMFLIAIYSYRYLEHEEGLEWYYTLYLGLEAGLLGVLLTGDAFNLFVMIEVTSIAAYALVAFYRGRKDAVHAALKYAFIGAIGTTMYFLALGILYGAFGTVNLADLSAKVHGLSFPVTGSPVGNIVIASGVALALATWAFLIKAAIVPNHFWLPEAHPAAPSPISAVLSGLVVNVGVYALIRFLYTVYGGELTPGLAKIVGTLGTVVITLGAVSALFGALMMNAQRDVKKLIAYSTIMHMGYLFMAVGLGTQLGLQAALFHIVNHAIAKALLFLAAGMFIHAVGSRDINDMAGLGRQMPMATLGLAIATLSLVGIPPFNVFFSKLLLFDALMERSFALAMVIVVSSVTALVAYMRVFYKVWLGKPTKDVTVKEPVSMSLVVLLLAATVIVIGLVAPIVLQNYIEPAVAQTVNYKLYIQTAREYALRLKLP; from the coding sequence ATGGACGTTGTAGGATTAACTCCCGTGATCCCGGTCATCTTTGCCTTTGCACTCCCTCTGACTTCGATCATCGTTAAGGGTAACAGGAAGATAATCCAAGCCTATGCACTACTCGGCACGGGTTTAACCTTAATCAGCGCGCTCAAGCTTTTCGAACTAGTGTACTCCTCTGAAAAGCCGCTGATATATACTTTTGGCGGCTGGACTGCTCCAATTGGCATAATCTATGAGGTTGACAGAACTGGGGCACTCATAACTCTCCTCACCGCCGCGCTGATGTTCCTCATTGCAATTTACAGCTACCGCTATCTTGAGCACGAGGAGGGTTTGGAGTGGTACTATACACTTTATTTAGGCTTGGAAGCTGGACTTTTGGGTGTTTTACTCACTGGTGATGCTTTCAACCTCTTCGTCATGATTGAGGTCACCAGCATTGCCGCCTACGCTCTAGTGGCGTTCTACAGGGGAAGGAAGGACGCAGTTCATGCTGCATTGAAGTATGCCTTCATAGGCGCGATAGGCACGACTATGTACTTCTTAGCGCTTGGAATTCTCTACGGGGCTTTTGGTACGGTTAATCTTGCTGATTTATCGGCAAAAGTTCATGGTTTGAGTTTTCCAGTGACTGGCAGTCCAGTTGGGAATATTGTAATTGCCTCTGGTGTTGCTTTAGCCTTAGCCACTTGGGCGTTTTTAATTAAAGCGGCAATTGTGCCGAATCACTTCTGGCTTCCGGAAGCTCACCCAGCGGCACCAAGCCCAATTTCAGCAGTCCTCTCCGGATTAGTCGTTAACGTCGGAGTTTATGCCCTGATTAGATTCCTCTACACGGTCTACGGTGGTGAACTCACACCGGGTCTGGCAAAAATCGTTGGAACCCTGGGGACAGTAGTCATAACCCTCGGTGCGGTTTCGGCACTTTTCGGTGCACTCATGATGAACGCCCAGAGGGACGTTAAGAAGCTCATAGCTTACTCCACGATAATGCACATGGGCTACCTCTTCATGGCTGTTGGATTAGGAACACAATTAGGCTTACAAGCAGCATTATTCCACATTGTCAACCATGCCATTGCCAAGGCATTACTCTTCCTTGCTGCGGGCATGTTCATCCACGCCGTTGGCTCAAGAGACATCAATGATATGGCTGGTTTGGGCAGGCAGATGCCAATGGCAACTCTCGGACTCGCAATAGCAACCCTCAGCCTCGTAGGAATTCCACCGTTCAACGTGTTCTTCAGCAAGCTGCTCCTCTTTGATGCCCTGATGGAGAGAAGTTTTGCTTTGGCAATGGTCATTGTGGTCAGCTCTGTGACGGCACTCGTTGCCTACATGCGCGTCTTCTACAAGGTATGGCTTGGCAAACCAACCAAGGACGTCACAGTGAAGGAACCAGTAAGCATGAGCCTAGTGGTTCTTCTGCTGGCAGCGACGGTTATTGTAATAGGTCTCGTTGCACCGATAGTGCTCCAAAACTACATAGAACCTGCAGTAGCCCAGACAGTGAATTATAAACTATACATTCAGACTGCACGTGAATATGCGTTAAGGTTAAAACTCCCCTAA
- a CDS encoding nucleotidyltransferase has translation MSIEEAKQKLFQRITEFYGDNLLSVVFYGAHLKGKLNEIDVLVIIDKPYDPVKLNRVADFIENIKEPVEREYGYFIAFELYTREEAENFHASYLDIAKAYEVAYDKGDYFKNLLRRMTHPDTSMEHIKYLTTIEILKDE, from the coding sequence ATGAGTATTGAAGAAGCAAAGCAAAAGCTTTTCCAGCGGATAACGGAGTTCTACGGTGATAATTTGCTCTCTGTGGTCTTCTATGGGGCTCACCTGAAGGGCAAGCTCAATGAGATTGACGTCCTCGTGATCATTGACAAACCCTACGACCCAGTCAAGCTCAACCGCGTGGCGGACTTCATAGAGAATATTAAGGAGCCTGTTGAGAGGGAGTATGGTTACTTTATAGCTTTTGAACTCTACACAAGAGAGGAGGCGGAAAACTTTCACGCGTCTTATCTTGACATTGCAAAAGCTTATGAAGTAGCATATGATAAAGGTGATTACTTCAAGAACCTTTTAAGGAGAATGACTCATCCAGACACATCTATGGAGCATATAAAGTACCTCACAACTATTGAGATTTTAAAGGACGAATGA
- a CDS encoding ABC transporter substrate-binding protein, with product MKSNKKFLALLVLSVLVFSVFSAGCINQNYQTETTSKVTAKSSPTQSLQEQKPETTTSKAKYPITLTDFAGRTVTIEKPPERVIVLTSYWAEILCILGIQDKIVGIGKYIPYDPYIPDDVKKKPVVGSSFKGLNWETVASLNPDLIIVDWYGGKYKDAETIKKAEELGIPVIALSAKSVEDNIKVIELLGKVFGKEEKAEELTSWMKEKLDEVNKIASQIPADKKKNVLLISAPKDIGGPITVYAKGSAWASIVELVGAHNLAFDKEFDTQWPKLDLEKIIAYWGDKADVIIVTSFSQDKLEKAVNDIRNDPRWREIKAVKEAHVYGILAGSKGFLDWGPRIIVGVYQMGGLIYPEYYPEWKPIAKELLENFYGVKYEVPVTVMDSMGRKVTFEKVPERVIVLSSYWAEVMYCLGVADKIVGIDKYTPKNQFLPESVKEKPQVGSTYKKGINWETVASLNPDLIIMGRWKGSFTEGELDVIEKSKEFGFKVLAFGIPDSNVTGTEMPYENIRIIRVLGKVFDKEKRAEELASFLEKYYNEALEIASKIPEDKKKNVLIVYGSSIAGKYATGAISISYKGSAYAETAELVGAHNVAFDYNFSTQYPKLDLEKLITYFGDKTDVLIVVDWDAERLNEAVEKIKSDPAWQEIKAVKEGNVVGILVSSWRKDATALYGPRFITGIYAFGHAIYPEYYPDWKPIYEELLKRFYNMEG from the coding sequence ATGAAGAGTAACAAAAAATTTTTGGCTTTGCTTGTGCTGTCAGTTTTAGTTTTCAGTGTCTTCAGTGCCGGTTGTATAAATCAAAACTACCAGACAGAAACAACAAGCAAGGTTACAGCTAAATCCTCTCCTACCCAAAGCCTTCAGGAGCAGAAACCTGAAACAACTACGAGCAAAGCTAAATATCCAATAACGCTTACGGACTTTGCTGGAAGAACTGTAACAATAGAAAAGCCACCGGAGAGAGTTATTGTCCTTACGAGCTATTGGGCAGAGATTTTGTGTATTCTTGGGATTCAAGACAAGATTGTAGGTATTGGAAAGTACATCCCTTACGATCCGTATATTCCAGATGATGTTAAAAAGAAGCCCGTAGTGGGGAGCAGCTTCAAAGGCTTGAACTGGGAAACTGTTGCAAGCTTGAATCCAGATTTGATAATCGTGGACTGGTATGGAGGAAAGTACAAAGACGCTGAGACGATTAAGAAAGCTGAAGAGCTTGGGATACCTGTTATAGCTCTGAGTGCAAAGAGTGTTGAGGATAATATCAAGGTCATTGAGCTTCTAGGAAAAGTTTTTGGAAAAGAGGAGAAAGCTGAGGAACTTACAAGCTGGATGAAGGAAAAGCTGGATGAAGTTAACAAAATAGCAAGTCAGATTCCAGCAGATAAGAAAAAGAACGTTCTTCTCATAAGCGCTCCGAAAGATATAGGTGGTCCAATCACTGTTTATGCAAAAGGAAGCGCATGGGCAAGTATTGTTGAACTCGTTGGCGCTCACAACTTGGCTTTTGACAAGGAGTTTGACACCCAGTGGCCAAAGCTCGACTTGGAGAAGATAATAGCCTACTGGGGAGACAAGGCTGATGTTATAATCGTAACCTCCTTCAGCCAAGACAAGCTTGAGAAAGCAGTTAACGACATCAGAAATGACCCAAGATGGAGAGAAATTAAAGCAGTTAAAGAGGCCCATGTTTACGGAATTTTGGCTGGCTCTAAGGGGTTCTTGGACTGGGGGCCGAGAATAATAGTCGGCGTCTATCAGATGGGTGGGTTAATTTATCCAGAATATTATCCAGAGTGGAAGCCAATAGCAAAAGAGCTGCTTGAGAACTTCTATGGGGTTAAATACGAAGTTCCAGTAACTGTCATGGATTCAATGGGGAGAAAAGTAACTTTTGAGAAAGTTCCGGAGAGGGTAATCGTTCTGAGTAGCTACTGGGCTGAAGTTATGTACTGCTTGGGAGTTGCAGACAAGATAGTGGGAATTGATAAGTACACACCAAAGAATCAGTTCTTGCCTGAAAGCGTTAAAGAAAAGCCTCAAGTCGGAAGTACTTACAAGAAGGGCATAAACTGGGAGACCGTTGCAAGCCTAAACCCAGACTTGATAATTATGGGCCGCTGGAAGGGAAGCTTTACTGAAGGCGAGCTTGATGTTATTGAAAAGTCAAAAGAGTTTGGCTTCAAAGTTTTGGCATTTGGAATTCCCGACTCTAATGTAACTGGAACAGAAATGCCATACGAAAACATCAGGATAATCAGAGTTCTTGGAAAAGTTTTTGACAAAGAGAAAAGAGCTGAAGAGCTTGCAAGCTTCTTAGAGAAGTATTACAACGAAGCGCTTGAGATAGCGAGTAAAATACCAGAAGACAAGAAGAAAAACGTCCTTATAGTTTATGGTTCATCAATCGCAGGAAAATACGCGACTGGAGCTATAAGCATCTCCTACAAGGGATCAGCTTATGCTGAAACCGCTGAGCTTGTAGGAGCGCACAACGTTGCATTTGACTACAACTTCTCAACACAGTATCCAAAGCTTGACTTAGAGAAGCTCATAACTTACTTTGGAGATAAGACAGATGTTCTGATAGTGGTTGACTGGGATGCAGAGAGGCTCAATGAAGCTGTAGAAAAGATAAAGAGCGACCCAGCATGGCAGGAAATCAAAGCTGTTAAAGAAGGAAATGTCGTTGGAATATTGGTGAGCTCATGGAGAAAAGACGCCACAGCATTATATGGACCAAGATTCATCACCGGAATCTATGCCTTTGGACATGCGATTTATCCGGAATACTATCCAGACTGGAAGCCAATATATGAAGAGCTTCTCAAGAGGTTCTACAACATGGAGGGCTGA
- a CDS encoding iron ABC transporter permease has translation MRRLLSLFLLVSPIFAFFISLCIGAYHIPLSAIVDMVTLKILQLISGILAKITFGKVNFTVQIPYPSVYQTILFKIRLPRVILAMIVGSALALSGAVLQAIFRNPLVNSYILGISAGAAFGAALAIGLSLSLGVTPLAFAFALLAVFLTTSLAKIGGRITPVSLVLAGVIVNAFFSALTSLLKFLMEHEKLASVVYWLMGSFADADWHSVKVAFPVILLGCALIYLMRWQLNVLSFGEEAKIVGVETEKLKFAFIIIISLITAVSVAFCGIIGWVGLMIPHIVRMAFGPDHKTLIPLTITVGASFMVLADTLARSIATYEIPIGILTTILGIPFFAYLLRKTGGGWNA, from the coding sequence ATGAGAAGGCTTCTCTCTCTTTTCCTTTTAGTTTCTCCAATTTTTGCATTCTTCATAAGCTTATGCATTGGAGCTTATCACATCCCTCTCTCTGCTATTGTGGATATGGTGACGCTAAAAATCCTCCAGCTCATTTCTGGAATTTTAGCTAAAATAACTTTTGGAAAGGTTAATTTCACTGTTCAAATCCCCTATCCAAGCGTTTATCAGACTATTCTTTTCAAAATAAGACTTCCAAGGGTTATCTTGGCGATGATTGTCGGTTCTGCATTGGCCCTCTCTGGGGCGGTTCTTCAAGCTATATTTAGAAATCCCTTAGTTAACAGCTATATTTTAGGAATCTCAGCGGGGGCTGCTTTTGGCGCTGCTTTGGCTATAGGTCTTTCTCTGAGCTTGGGTGTTACTCCTTTGGCCTTTGCTTTTGCTTTACTCGCTGTGTTCTTGACAACTTCTCTGGCCAAAATCGGTGGAAGAATAACTCCTGTTTCGCTCGTTCTTGCTGGAGTAATTGTCAATGCATTCTTTTCGGCGTTAACTTCCCTGTTGAAGTTTTTGATGGAGCATGAAAAGCTGGCGAGCGTTGTTTACTGGCTCATGGGAAGCTTTGCAGACGCTGACTGGCATTCAGTCAAAGTTGCATTTCCTGTGATACTTCTTGGATGTGCATTGATTTATCTAATGCGCTGGCAGCTGAACGTCTTGTCTTTTGGAGAAGAAGCCAAAATCGTTGGAGTTGAAACTGAAAAGCTGAAGTTTGCTTTTATCATAATAATCTCTCTCATAACCGCTGTTTCAGTTGCTTTCTGTGGGATAATTGGCTGGGTAGGCTTAATGATTCCGCACATTGTTAGAATGGCATTTGGGCCAGATCACAAAACACTGATACCCCTAACAATAACTGTAGGGGCTTCATTCATGGTTTTAGCTGATACATTGGCGAGGTCAATTGCCACTTATGAAATCCCAATTGGTATTTTGACAACAATCCTTGGAATTCCATTCTTTGCGTATCTGCTAAGGAAGACGGGCGGTGGTTGGAATGCTTGA